A window from Solanum stenotomum isolate F172 chromosome 7, ASM1918654v1, whole genome shotgun sequence encodes these proteins:
- the LOC125870146 gene encoding uncharacterized protein LOC125870146, producing MGGMAQPAGSIAASSSSVPSLGRGAQMPAGRGRGVRGAASFSGVQNRTYALGNRQNLETSPDVVTGTLSIFSHIVYALIDPGSTLSYATPLIAAKFKRTPELLVKPIEVSTPIGESIIVRRVYRKCIVTVCGRNTLADLVELEMVDFDVIMGMDWLASCYATVECRTKMVHFHFPKEAVLEWKGNIGAPRDPPTLQSVPVVNEFPDVFPEDLPGLPPEREVELVMSFGLTNAPAAFMDLMNRVFKPFLDVFVIVFIDDIMVYSRSEEDHANHLRQVLQILRDRKLYAKFSKCEFWLRSVAFLGHIVSDEGVRVDTQKIEAVKNWPRPTTPTEVRSFLGLAGYYRRFVEGFASISAPLTKLTQKEVKFQWSDACERSFQELKNKLTSTPVLANVVADALSRKMMASTYEQSIGRQQITKDLRQLASLGVRLLESPEGVIVQNAAESSFVAEVKEKQYTDPILLQLKENVQQVKVEHQKPGGYMQRIELPIWKWDMINMDFVTGLPRSFRKFDSIWVIVDRLTKAAHFLPVKTTYTVEEYAKLYINEIVRLHGVPISIISDRGAQFTVNFWKSIQKSLGTYHSSIRMAPYKALYGRKCRSPIGWFEAGETALFGPDLVHQAMEKVKVIQQRLATAQSRHKSYADNRRRGLEFFIGDWVFLKVSPMKGIMRFGKKGKLSPRYIGPYKIIRKVGQVAYELELPQELSTVHPVFHVSILRKCIGDPFCITPMKDVHITEDLTYEEVPIAILDRQVKKLRNKEVASVKVLWRNQQVEEVTWEAEEAMKSKYPHLFQSEEKGQSAELRQ from the exons ATGGGTGGTATGGCACAACCTGCTGGATCGATTGCTGCATCATCTTCATCAGTTCCTTCTTTAGGCAGGGGTGCACAAATGCCTGCAGGTCGTGGTAGAGGTGTTAGAGGGGCAGCTAGTTTTAGTGGAGTTCAGAATCGCACGTATGCCCTAGGAAATCGACAAAATTTGGAGACTTCACCGGATGTGGTTACAGGTACATTATCCATCttttcacatattgtatatgcattaattgatccaGGGTCTACACTATCATATGCCACTCCATTGATTGCTGCAAAGTTCAAAAGAACACCAGaattattggttaaaccaaTTGAAGTGTCTACACCGATTGGTGAATCTATTATAGTTAGAAGAGTCTACCGAAAGTGCATAGTAACTGTTTGTGGTCGTAATACATTAGCTGACCTTGTTGAACTAgaaatggttgattttgatgtcataatgggtatggattggttagctTCTTGTTATGCTACAGTAGAATGCCGAACTAAGATGGtgcatttccattttccaaaagagGCAGTCCTTGAATGGAAAGGTAATATTGGGGCGCCAAGAG ATCCACCAACTCTTCAATCTGTTCCGGTGGTAAATGAATTTCCTGATGTATTTCCTGAAGATCTTCCAGGTTTGCCTCCAGAACGAGAAGTAGAGCTTG TTATGTCATTCGGGCTAACAAATGCACCAGcagcttttatggatttgatgaatagggtgttcaagccatttttgGATGTGTTCGTGATAGTATTTATAGATGACATTATGGTGTATTCAAGATCTGAAGAGGACCATGCTAATCACTTGCGGCAGGTGCTACAGATTCTTCGTGATCGAAAGTTGTACgcaaagttctctaaatgtgagttttggttaagatCTGTGGCATTTTTGGGTCATATTGTATCTGATGAAGGAGTAAGGgttgatacccaaaagatagaAGCTGTGAAGAACTGGCCAAGACCTACAACACCTACGGAGGTTCGTAGTTTCCTTGGGCTGgcaggttattatagaaggtttgttgaaggatttgcTTCTATTTCCGCACCATTAACAAAACTAACACAAAAAGAAGTCAAGTTCCAGTGGAGCGATGCATGTGAAAGAAGCTTCCAAGAACTGAAGAATAAATTGACTTCTACACCTGTATTG GCAAATGTTGTAGCTGATGCTTTAAGTCGTAAAATGATGGCAAGCACTTATGAGCAGTCCATAGGAAGGCAGCAAATAACTAAAGATCTACGTCAATTAGCTAGCTTGGGGGTTCGCCTTCTTGAATCTCCTGAAGGAGTTATTGTGCAAAATGCTGCAGAATCCTCATTTGTAGCGGAGGTGAAAGAGAAGCAGTACACGGATCCTATCCTATTACAGCTTAAGGAGAATGTACAACAAG ttaaagtagagcaccagaAGCCTGGAGGTTATATGCAGCGTATAGAACTtccaatttggaagtgggatatgattaatatggattttgtcacTGGTTTGCCTCGCTCATTTCGGAAGTTTGATTCCatatgggtgattgttgatagactcACCAAAGCAGCGCACTTCTTACCGGTCAAGACTACTTATACAGTTGAAGAGTATGCAAAGTTGTATATTAACGAGATAGTTCGGCTACATGGAGTGCCAATCTCTATTATATCTGATAGAGGAGCTCAATTTACCGTGAACTTTTGGAAGTCAATTCAGAAGAGTTTGGGAAC ctACCATTCAAGTATCAGAATGGCACCTTATAAAGCGTTATATGGGAGAAAGTGCAGGTCACCGATCGGATGGTTTGAAGCGGGCGAAACTGCCTTATTTGGGCCAGATcttgttcatcaagctatggaaaaagttaagGTGATACAACAACGATTAGCAACTGCTCAAAGCCGACATAAATCATACGCAGATAATAGAAGGAGAGGACTGGAATTTTTCATAGGAGATTGGGTATTTTTGAAGGTATCCCCAATGAAAGGgataatgagatttggtaaaaaggggaagCTGAGTCCGCGCTATATAGGGCCATATAAAATTATTCGAAAAGTTGGTCAAGTCGcgtatgagttagagctacctcaAGAGCTCTCAACAGtccatccagtatttcatgtcTCAATTCTTCGAAAATGCATAGGCGACCCATTTTGTATCACTCCTATGAAAGATGTACACATTACAGAAGATCTCACTTACGAAGAAGTACCCATCGCAATTTTGGATCGACAAGTTAAGAAactaagaaataaagaagtagcttctgtAAAAGTACTATGGAGAAACCAACAAGTTGAAGAAGTTACATGGGAGGCGGAAGAAGCAATGAAgtccaaatatcctcatttatttcaATCCGAGGAGAAGGGTCAAAGTGCTGAGTTAAGACAGTAA